The following are encoded together in the Oncorhynchus gorbuscha isolate QuinsamMale2020 ecotype Even-year linkage group LG03, OgorEven_v1.0, whole genome shotgun sequence genome:
- the LOC124022751 gene encoding transcriptional repressor scratch 2-like, with protein sequence MPRSFLVKKIKLDDFSNHHHHLDDSFTPFTRSITDSVTSLGVRLSENGYIQDYITPSVYQGETKMELKMALPVSDPLYTQVSSRGEEYCDPDLEHPDSPQSGMTASGFYSGEAEALTEGYTMDAFFISDGRSRRKGDGDGRKGGLSGASNADATEEREAGATGTARHTCNECGKTYATSSNLSRHKQTHRSLDSKMARQCPTCDKVYVSMPALAMHILTHNLKHKCDVCNKAFSRPWLLQGHMRSHTGEKPFACAHCGKAFADRSNLRAHMQTHSAFKHYRCKRCNKTFALKSYLNKHYESACFKGSGDEDDDESCSEN encoded by the exons ATGCCCCGTTCGTTTTTGGTGAAGAAAATCAAGCTTGATGATTTCTCTAATCACCATCACCACCTGGACGACTCGTTCACTCCTTTCACACGCTCCATCACTGACTCTGTGACCAGCTTGGGCGTTCGTCTCAGTGAGAATG GCTACATCCAGGATTACATCACACCATCTGTATATCAGGGGGAGACGAAGATGGAGCTCAAGATGGCGTTGCCCGTCTCTGACCCTCTGTACACCCAGGTGAGCAGCAGGGGTGAGGAGTACTGTGACCCTGACCTGGAGCACCCTGACAGCCCCCAGTCCGGCATGACGGCCAGCGGATTCTACAGTGGCGAGGCGGAGGCCCTGACCGAGGGCTACACCATGGATGCCTTCTTCATCTCCGACGGGCGCTCACGGCGGAAGGGAGACGGTGATGGCCGTAAGGGAGGTCTTTCTGGTGCTTCCAATGCTGATgccacagaggagagggaggcaggggccACCGGGACAGCCCGTCACACTTGCAACGAGTGCGGCAAGACGTATGCCACCTCGTCCAATCTCAGCAGGCACAAACAGACACACCGTAGCCTGGATAGCAAGATGGCGCGCCAGTGTCCCACCTGCGACAAAGTGTATGTGTCCATGCCAGCACTGGCCATGCACATCCTCACCCACAACCTAAAGCACAAGTGTGACGTGTGCAACAAGGCTTTCAGCCGGCCCTGGCTCCTGCAGGGCCACATGCGCTCGCACACCGGGGAGAAACCGTTCGCCTGCGCCCACTGCGGCAAAGCCTTTGCTGACCGCTCAAACCTCCGTGCCCACATGCAAACCCACTCTGCCTTCAAGCACTACCGATGCAAGCGCTGCAATAAGACCTTCGCCCTCAAGTCCTACCTGAACAAGCACTATGAATCAGCCTGCTTCAAGGGTTCCGGGGACGAAGATGATGACGAGTCCTGCTCTGAGAACTAG